One Vigna unguiculata cultivar IT97K-499-35 chromosome 7, ASM411807v1, whole genome shotgun sequence genomic region harbors:
- the LOC114191201 gene encoding uncharacterized protein LOC114191201, with product MEDFMRHKLSKFMGKSTPDEADAWLRECEKICRVIDCTNAQKLAFVSSLLVADAEYWWAGIQQLMQTRGEEVTWTSFTARFLEKYFPDSAKHEREAEFLTFQFYSPTVTEEWRCKKYEGGLKHELRRFIVPLRIREFPVLVEQAKAVEQPQSSVKKLQCYNCGGQLLRRDCLKPSGSSSGGGMTSKCYVCDQTGHFARHCPNKKPARGAPTKKPVGDRPRAPGCEIPILVSNECVRRLGLVMRELACELIVVTPAFGEVSTTSVCVGCPMEVAGCRFKVNLICIPMEGLDVIMGMDWLASNHVVIDCGQHRVVFPDVEGLELISSNQAKKEIEAGATCFMIVAQTKKKSIVEKISMIPVVDEYADVFPDEILELPPSRDVDSTIDLIPGVGLVSMAPYRMAPVELAELKKQIEDLLEKKFIRPSASPWRASVLLVKKKDDSSRLCVDYCQLNKMTIKNKYPLPKIDDLLDQLRGAAVFSKIDLRVTNAPALFMDYMNRIFQPYLD from the exons ATGGAGGACTTTATGAGGCATAAGCTCTCAAAATTCATGGGAAAATCCACTCCAGATGAAGCCGATGCTTGGCTCAGAGAGTGTGAGAAAATCTGTAGAGTGATCGATTGCACAAATGCTCAGAAGCTCGCATTTGTCTCATCCCTGCTGGTAGCTGACGCAGAATACTGGTGGGCAGGCATTCAGCAGCTCATGCAAACCCGGGGCGAGGAGGTTACCTGGACTTCCTTCACGGCGAGATTTCTGGAGAAATATTTTCCAGACAGTGCCAAGCACGAGAGAGAGGCGGAATTCCTCACGTTCCA GTTCTACTCGCCCACTGTCACCGAGGAGTGGAGATGCAAAAAATATGAGGGCGGGCTGAAACACGAGCTGCGCCGTTTTATTGTACCTCTCCGGATCAGGGAGTTTCCAGTCTTGGTGGAGCAGGCCAAGGCTGTAGAGCA GCCACAAAGTTCGGTTAAGAAACTGCAGTGCTACAACTGTGGTGGGCAGCTTCTTCGGAGGGATTGTCTAAAACCCTCAGGCAGCTCTAGTGGTGGTGGTATGACTAGCAAGTGTTACGTTTGTGATCAGACGGGCCATTTCGCACGTCACTGCCCGAATAAGAAACCAGCTAGAGGTGCACCAACGAAGAAACCAGTCGGGGATCGACCTAGAGCCCCAGGTTGT GAGATACCCATTCTCGTATCCaatgaatgtgtgaggaggctcGGTCTGGTGATGCGAGAGCTGGCGTGCGAGTTAATAGTTGTGACACCAGCATTtggagaggtatccaccacgTCTGTTTGTGTGGGATGCCCTATGGAGGTGGCAGGCTGCaggttcaaggtgaatctcatCTGCATACCAATGGAAGGGTTGGACGTGATTATGGGTATGGATTGGTTGGCCAGCAACCATGTGGTAATCGATTGCGGGCAACACAGGGTGGTATTCCCAGATGTAGAAGGATTGGAATTGATATCATCCAACCAAGCAAAGAAGGAGATTGAAGCGGGAGCTACATGTTTTATGATAGTAGCTCAGACGAAGAAGAAGAGTATTGTAGAGAAGATTAGTATGATTCCAGTGGTAGATGAATACGCAGATGTCTTCCCTGATGAAATCCTAGAGTTGCCACCAAGTAGGGATGTGGATTCCaccattgatctcatccctggGGTTGGCCTAGTATCTATGGCACCGTATCGGATGGCGCCAGTTGAATTAGCAGAGTTGAAGAAGCAGATTGAGGATCTGCTTGAAAAGAAGTTTATCCGACCGAGTGCATCACCATGGAGAGCATCGGTGCTGCTAGTGAAAAAGAAGGACGATAGTTCTAGATTGTGTGTAGATTATTGTCAGTTGAATAAGATGACtataaagaataagtacccaTTGCCCAAAATTGACGATTTGTTGGATCAATTGAGGGGAGCAGCTgtgttctctaagattgacttaag GGTGACGAATGCGCCTGCTctattcatggactacatgaataggATATTTCAGCCGTATCTAGATTAG
- the LOC114191203 gene encoding uncharacterized protein LOC114191203: MDKLADLYVREVVRLHGVPASIVLDRDPRFTSRFWQALHNALGIGRALKSRKLTPRFMGPYQITRRIGPAAYEIALPPHLANLHNVFHVSQLRKYVADPTHVLEQDDVQVCENLTIGVGLVRILDSQVKQLRGKEIQIVKVL; the protein is encoded by the exons ATGGACAAGTTGGCAGATCTATATGTCCGAGAAGTGGTCAGACTACATGGAGTGCCTGCTAGTATTGTGTTGGACAGAGACCCAAGGTTCACATCAAGATTTTGGCAAGCACTGCATAATGCCTTGG GTATTGGGAGAGCTCTCAAGTCGAGGAAGCTGACTCCTAGATTCATGGGGCCATACCAAATtacgaggaggattggaccagcAGCTTATGAGATTGCCTTGCCACCTCACCTGGCAAATCTGCACAACGTCTTCCATGTATCACAACTGAGGAAGTATGTGGCAGACCCTACTCATGTGCTAGAACAAGACGATGTTCAGGTGTGCGAGAATCTAACTATAGGGGTTGGACTGGTGAGAATTCtggattctcaagtcaaacagctcagagggaaggagattcAGATTGTGAAGGTCCTCTAG